From one Desulfobulbaceae bacterium genomic stretch:
- a CDS encoding Rne/Rng family ribonuclease, protein MATDLIINATSYEVRIALVEHGELVEFYLERPTEKGLVGNIYHGRVVRVLPGMQAAFVDIGLDRTGFLYVDDVNVGAQKMDNLPVPLIIDDDHLPTDFQVQREPGTNIDDLLVEGQEILVQITKEPIGTKGARLTCNITLPCRNLVFMPMTDHIGVSRKIEDEGLRQQFKEVIESLRPADTGFIVRTVAESATREDMEADMEFLLNLWSEIQTKTAKHKVPGLVYEDLDIILRVVRDVFSPTVDRVVVDDKATYLRVLNFVDHFAPRLSHKVHFFSENTPVFEAYGIEMDINRALNKKVWLRCGGYIIIEATEALTVVDVNTGRYVGKVDLEDTIFKANVEAAKEIAYQLRLKNIGGIIIVDFIDMEKESHREEVGRILQEAVKRDKCRVNILKVSEFGLVQMTRKRTREDLNRMMCEPCQCCRGDGFVKSRRTVCYEIFRNISLNAEKINATKVRIIVSSPVAALMLKEEAGTLHRIEDDIQKQINIFPDKNMALEKYEIVWDNT, encoded by the coding sequence ATGGCAACAGATCTGATTATTAACGCGACCTCCTATGAGGTAAGGATTGCTCTGGTAGAGCACGGTGAGCTGGTGGAGTTTTATTTGGAGCGCCCTACCGAAAAGGGACTGGTCGGGAATATCTATCATGGCCGGGTTGTTCGAGTCCTGCCGGGGATGCAGGCGGCATTTGTCGATATTGGTCTGGACCGCACCGGTTTTTTGTATGTCGATGATGTTAATGTTGGCGCCCAGAAGATGGACAACCTGCCTGTTCCCTTGATCATTGATGATGATCATCTGCCGACCGACTTTCAGGTGCAGCGTGAGCCAGGCACTAACATTGACGATCTGCTGGTTGAGGGGCAGGAGATTCTGGTGCAGATCACCAAGGAGCCTATTGGGACTAAAGGGGCAAGGCTGACCTGCAATATTACCTTGCCTTGCCGCAATCTGGTCTTTATGCCGATGACTGACCATATCGGAGTTTCCCGTAAGATCGAGGACGAAGGGCTGCGGCAGCAGTTCAAGGAGGTTATCGAGTCTCTCAGGCCAGCTGACACCGGCTTTATTGTCCGGACGGTGGCGGAGAGCGCAACTCGGGAAGATATGGAGGCGGATATGGAGTTCCTCTTAAATCTTTGGAGCGAAATTCAGACTAAGACCGCCAAGCACAAAGTGCCGGGCCTGGTTTATGAAGATCTTGATATTATACTGCGGGTGGTGAGGGATGTGTTTTCGCCGACGGTCGATCGGGTGGTGGTCGATGATAAGGCGACCTATCTTCGGGTGTTAAATTTTGTCGATCATTTTGCACCTCGTTTGAGCCACAAGGTCCACTTCTTTTCCGAGAACACCCCGGTTTTTGAGGCTTACGGGATCGAGATGGATATTAATCGGGCCTTGAACAAGAAGGTTTGGCTGCGCTGCGGCGGGTACATTATTATTGAGGCAACTGAGGCCTTAACGGTGGTTGATGTCAATACAGGGCGCTATGTCGGTAAGGTTGACCTGGAGGACACTATCTTCAAGGCTAATGTCGAAGCGGCCAAGGAGATTGCTTACCAGCTTCGGCTGAAGAATATCGGCGGTATTATTATTGTCGATTTCATCGATATGGAGAAGGAGTCCCATCGCGAGGAGGTTGGCCGGATCTTGCAGGAGGCGGTGAAAAGAGACAAGTGCCGGGTCAATATCCTCAAGGTCTCTGAGTTCGGCCTGGTGCAGATGACCAGGAAGCGGACCCGGGAGGACCTGAATCGGATGATGTGTGAGCCGTGCCAGTGTTGCCGGGGTGATGGGTTTGTTAAATCGCGTCGAACTGTATGTTATGAGATCTTTCGCAATATTTCACTCAATGCCGAAAAGATTAATGCTACCAAGGTTCGAATTATTGTCAGTTCGCCGGTGGCGGCCTTGATGTTGAAAGAGGAGGCCGGTACCCTCCATCGGATTGAAGATGATATTCAGAAGCAGATCAATATCTTCCCTGATAAGAATATGGCGTTGGAGAAGTATGAGATAGTTTGGGATAATACCTGA
- the rplU gene encoding 50S ribosomal protein L21, translating into MYAIIRTGGKQYQVAPGERLRVEKLDGNIGDSIEISDVLMVVDGENIKIGQPVVDGAKVSARIVEQDKAKKIVVFKKKRRAGHRVKNGHRQPFTSLEIQEISA; encoded by the coding sequence ATGTACGCAATTATCCGTACCGGCGGCAAGCAATATCAGGTCGCTCCGGGAGAACGCCTTCGGGTGGAAAAATTGGATGGCAATATCGGCGACAGCATTGAGATCAGCGATGTGTTGATGGTTGTTGACGGTGAAAATATCAAGATCGGACAGCCGGTAGTTGACGGCGCGAAGGTCAGTGCCAGGATCGTAGAGCAGGATAAGGCCAAGAAGATCGTAGTCTTCAAGAAGAAGCGACGTGCCGGACACCGGGTTAAGAATGGTCATCGGCAGCCGTTTACAAGTTTGGAGATTCAGGAGATTTCTGCCTGA
- a CDS encoding 50S ribosomal protein L27, with protein MAHKKAGGSSRNGRDSNSQRRGVKRFGGQVVRAGNILVRQVGTKIHPGTNVGCGKDYTLFALTDGVVAYETFGRGRKRVSIYPAAANS; from the coding sequence ATGGCACATAAGAAGGCGGGCGGGAGCTCGAGAAATGGTCGTGATAGTAATTCCCAGCGTCGAGGCGTTAAGCGTTTCGGTGGGCAGGTGGTGCGGGCTGGTAATATCCTGGTTCGTCAGGTTGGCACGAAGATCCATCCAGGGACCAATGTTGGTTGCGGCAAGGATTACACCTTGTTTGCCCTGACTGATGGTGTGGTTGCCTATGAGACGTTCGGCCGTGGCCGAAAACGGGTCAGCATTTACCCTGCCGCTGCCAATTCATAA